One genomic window of Prochlorococcus sp. MIT 0801 includes the following:
- a CDS encoding DNA repair protein RecN: MLNSLRFQNIALFGNTEIDFAKGFTAFTGQTGSGKSIFIDTLNALLANKKTPLDNRLVAEGSLFSSIEGVFSILQQTKEWLIDQEFDIDEELIVTREWRLKENKYKSRFRINGVIVNRDQISELRSLLLDFTLQGDTYILNDSLHQLSLLDSLGLNKIKESITEVKQNWNIWNDSNLRLEDARVRITDSKKELEEMQYIYQDLDKLELEDPNEHIKLETDQNRLSNILRLKEGVKSLLTRLNDTLEEYPSILDHAHFCINELKSLSQIDSSLKPIYDYFYTITNNLNELIYQINDYEKTLDVDPSFLNHLQIRLSTLKLYQKKYQRDIPDLIRYKNELFNSLSLQESSNNINDLSSDENKKRNIRDKSNKDLSLIRKNIASQLEEKLIISLKKLGIPNVRFKVVFEKCEPTINGIDKVKFMFSANPGIPLASLSETASGGEKSRVLLAIKAIFSTFEDSNLLIFDEIDSGVSGSISSYVANLLRELANHRQVFCVTHQPLIAAFADNHFALKKSVISGHTKSVVINLKEIPERQRELALLAGGEIVEANAYAASLLEHKAA; the protein is encoded by the coding sequence ATAATCGATTAGTTGCCGAAGGTTCTCTCTTTTCATCAATTGAGGGTGTTTTTTCCATACTCCAACAAACAAAAGAGTGGCTAATTGATCAAGAATTTGATATTGATGAAGAATTGATTGTGACAAGGGAATGGCGTTTAAAAGAAAATAAATATAAATCTAGATTTAGAATTAATGGTGTAATAGTTAATAGAGATCAAATATCAGAATTGAGATCACTTTTGCTAGATTTTACTCTACAAGGTGATACCTATATTTTAAATGATTCATTGCATCAATTAAGTTTATTAGATTCTTTAGGTCTAAATAAAATTAAGGAATCGATTACTGAAGTAAAGCAAAATTGGAATATATGGAATGACTCTAATCTTAGACTAGAGGATGCGAGAGTTAGAATTACAGATTCCAAAAAAGAGTTGGAGGAAATGCAATATATATATCAAGACCTAGATAAATTAGAATTAGAAGATCCTAACGAACACATCAAGTTAGAGACTGATCAGAATCGTTTATCCAACATTTTAAGATTAAAAGAAGGCGTTAAATCATTATTAACTCGTTTAAATGACACCTTAGAAGAGTATCCCTCTATTTTAGACCATGCTCATTTCTGTATTAATGAATTAAAGAGTCTGTCTCAAATTGATTCTTCTTTAAAACCTATTTATGATTATTTTTATACAATAACTAATAATCTGAACGAGTTAATTTATCAAATTAATGATTACGAAAAAACATTAGATGTTGACCCGTCTTTTTTAAATCATTTGCAAATTAGATTATCTACTCTCAAACTTTATCAAAAAAAATATCAAAGAGATATACCAGATCTCATTCGGTATAAAAATGAATTATTCAATTCTTTATCTCTGCAAGAAAGTTCTAATAACATTAACGATCTTTCTTCTGATGAAAATAAAAAACGAAACATAAGAGACAAATCTAATAAAGATTTGTCTCTTATAAGAAAAAATATTGCTTCACAACTTGAAGAAAAATTGATTATTAGCTTAAAAAAATTAGGTATTCCTAATGTTCGTTTTAAAGTCGTCTTTGAAAAATGTGAGCCAACAATCAATGGGATCGATAAAGTTAAGTTTATGTTTTCAGCAAATCCAGGTATACCTTTAGCATCTCTTTCAGAAACAGCTTCCGGGGGAGAGAAATCTAGGGTTCTTCTTGCAATCAAGGCAATATTTTCTACATTTGAAGACTCTAATTTATTGATTTTTGATGAAATTGATTCAGGCGTTAGTGGATCAATTAGTAGTTACGTGGCTAATTTGCTGCGTGAATTAGCAAATCATCGGCAAGTTTTTTGCGTGACTCATCAACCATTAATTGCAGCATTTGCTGATAATCATTTTGCTTTAAAAAAGAGTGTTATCTCTGGTCATACAAAGTCTGTTGTTATTAATTTAAAGGAAATCCCTGAGAGGCAAAGGGAATTGGCTTTATTGGCTGGTGGTGAAATTGTAGAAGCGAATGCTTATGCGGCGAGCTTGCTGGAACATAAGGCTGCATGA